One window of the Eucalyptus grandis isolate ANBG69807.140 chromosome 8, ASM1654582v1, whole genome shotgun sequence genome contains the following:
- the LOC104456152 gene encoding MLO-like protein 1 produces MAGGSGGEETNLEYTPTWVVALVCSVIVAISLTVERLLHYTGKYLKKKKQKPLFEALLKIKEELMLLGFISLLLTVFQSRINTICISQHSSSKWLPCKKEDDTSTTHFQTSFSSFTSGNARRLLAEASAATDHCAQQGKVALLSATALHHLHIFIFVLAIVHVTMSALTILFAGAKIRQWKPWEDALQKKEYDSKEVLQTKFTSVQDHAFIKGRFLGIGKILTFLGWLQSFVKQFYASVTKDDYTTMRLGFITTHCRGNPKFNFHKYMIRTLEADFKKVVGISWYLWIFVVIFLLLNVHGWQAYFWISFIPFLLLLAVGTKLEHVINQLAHEVAEKHAAVEGDLVVQPSDDHFWFHSPRIVLLLIHILLFQNAFELAFFFFIWVQYGFDSCIMGQVGFIIPRLVIGVLVQFMCSYSTLPLYAIVTQMGSSFKKAIFEEHIQEGLSIWTQHAKMKKNARMTATGTGSTTLPMDPKETSQSHGGPTKEAEIQYDPSIQGPKEM; encoded by the exons ATGGCGGGTGGCAGCGGCGGAGAGGAGACGAATTTGGAGTACACGCCGACGTGGGTGGTGGCGTTGGTGTGCAGTGTGATAGTTGCTATTTCCCTTACTGTTGAGCGCCTTCTTCACTACACCGGCAAG tatctgaagaaaaagaaacagaagccTCTTTTTGAAGCCTTGCTAAAGATCAAAGAAG AGTTGATGCTGCTGGGGTTTATATCACTGCTCCTCACGGTGTTCCAAAGTAGGATAAACACGATTTGCATATCCCAGCACTCGTCCAGCAAGTGGCTTCCCTGCAAGAAAGAAGATGATACTAGTACTACCCACTTCCAGacctccttctcttccttcacTTCTGGGAATGCACGCCGACTTCTCGCCGAAGCATCTGCCGCCACTGATCACTGTGCTCAACAG GGGAAGGTCGCATTGTTATCTGCCACAGCACTCCACCATCTACATATCTTTATCTTTGTGCTAGCAATCGTGCACGTGACTATGTCTGCACTCACAATTCTGTTTGCCGGCGCAAAG ATACGTCAGTGGAAGCCCTGGGAGGATGCcttgcaaaagaaagaatatgatTCGAAAGAGG TTCTACAAACAAAGTTCACAAGTGTCCAAGATCATGCTTTTATCAAGGGTCGTTTTTTGGGCATCGGTAAAATCTTAACCTTTCTTGGCTGGTTG CAATCATTCGTCAAGCAATTTTACGCTTCTGTGACCAAGGATGATTATACGACAATGCGCCTCGGTTTTATAACG ACTCACTGCAGGGGAAATCCAAAATTTAACTTTCATAAATATATGATCCGCACTCTTGAAGCTGATTTTAAGAAAGTTGTTGGAATAAG TTGGTACCTTTGGATATTTGTGGTCATCTTCTTATTGCTGAATGTCCATG GTTGGCAGGCATACTTCTGGATATCTTTCATTCCCTTTTTG ctcTTACTTGCTGTCGGAACAAAGCTGGAGCACGTGATAAATCAATTAGCGCATGAGGTCGCGGAGAAGCATGCAGCCGTGGAAGGGGACTTGGTGGTTCAACCTTCTGATGATCATTTCTGGTTCCATAGTCCTCGCATTGTCCTGCTGCTCATTCATATCCTTCTCTTCCAAAATGCTTTTGAGCtcgctttcttcttcttcatttgg GTTCAATATGGTTTTGACTCGTGCATAATGGGACAAGTCGGTTTCATAATCCCAAGACTCGTGATAGG GGTGTTGGTTCAATTCATGTGCAGCTACAGCACCTTGCCACTCTATGCGATAGTTACCCAG ATGGGAAGCTCATTCAAGAAGGCTATATTTGAGGAACACATACAGGAGGGGCTCAGCATCTGGACCCAGCAtgcaaaaatgaagaagaatgcaAGAATGACGGCGACTGGCACAGGATCGACCACCCTCCCTATGGACCCCAAAGAGACTTCACAATCCCATGGCGGGCCAACGAAAGAAGCTGAGATCCAATATGATCCTTCCATCCAGGGACCAAAAGAGATGTAG